The Mustela erminea isolate mMusErm1 chromosome 6, mMusErm1.Pri, whole genome shotgun sequence genome includes a region encoding these proteins:
- the LOC116593059 gene encoding LOW QUALITY PROTEIN: developmental pluripotency-associated 5 protein-like (The sequence of the model RefSeq protein was modified relative to this genomic sequence to represent the inferred CDS: substituted 2 bases at 2 genomic stop codons), with translation MGMLPERKDIPPWVEGSEDLKDPEVLQVQTQPLEALLGPAGSQILYIERVSKVTLELKVLEPLDFTEVVIYGCYLCKRRAGWVLRSMAQWHRQXQEXAMLKIEDAVNALELGPWMK, from the coding sequence ATGGGGATGCTACCGGAACGAAAAGATATTCCACCGTGGGTAGAAGGCTCTGAAGACTTAAAAGATCCCGAGGTGTTGCAGGTACAGACGCAGCCCTTGGAGGCTCTGCTTGGCCCAGCAGGATCACAAATCCTGTACATCGAGCGAGTGAGCAAAGTCACACTCGAGCTAAAGGTTCTGGAACCCTTGGACTTCACGGAGGTCGTGATTTATGGCTGTTACTTATGCAAGCGCAGGGCTGGGTGGGTGCTCCGGTCCATGGCCCAATGGCACCGCCAGTGACAGGAATGAGCGATGCTCAAAATTGAGGACGCGGTGAACGCCCTGGAGCTAGGTCCTTGGATGAAATGA